Proteins encoded within one genomic window of Microbacterium sp. LKL04:
- a CDS encoding LPXTG cell wall anchor domain-containing protein, whose translation MWGNIWRAAIVVAVIAGAGSTSAYAADGSYVPSSPPEDGLDGSVVQALCVNEAPTIGYSIVRVAATASAGSLSTGPVTVSTALAALSTVRAAVVAAAPSTPTAELVIRGNGQEIAVPLRVDASGEGSGSILWPGVEVASDGTVEALPGWVRSGDGWEPRNDAAAWTTGDVTAQLRVGDDSIDVPLAYPGYSDDCATPVGVASGGVSGGLPQTGGQWPVAAAVGGTAAVVAGAVLVSRRRRRVES comes from the coding sequence ATGTGGGGGAACATCTGGCGTGCCGCGATCGTGGTCGCTGTCATCGCAGGAGCCGGCTCGACGTCGGCGTACGCCGCGGACGGATCGTACGTCCCGAGCAGCCCGCCCGAGGACGGGCTCGACGGCTCTGTCGTGCAGGCACTGTGCGTGAATGAGGCGCCGACGATCGGCTACTCGATCGTGCGCGTCGCCGCGACGGCGTCCGCGGGCAGCCTATCGACGGGCCCGGTGACGGTGTCGACCGCTCTGGCTGCACTGTCGACGGTCCGGGCCGCGGTCGTCGCGGCCGCGCCGTCGACACCGACCGCCGAGCTCGTGATCCGGGGCAACGGGCAGGAGATCGCCGTACCGCTCCGAGTGGATGCCTCGGGTGAAGGCTCCGGCAGCATCCTCTGGCCCGGTGTCGAGGTTGCGAGCGACGGCACCGTCGAGGCTCTGCCGGGCTGGGTGCGGTCCGGTGATGGGTGGGAGCCGCGCAACGATGCCGCGGCCTGGACTACCGGAGACGTGACCGCCCAGTTGCGGGTCGGGGATGACAGTATCGACGTCCCGCTCGCCTACCCGGGGTACTCCGACGACTGTGCGACGCCTGTCGGCGTCGCGTCGGGCGGCGTCTCCGGCGGCTTGCCGCAGACGGGCGGCCAGTGGCCTGTCGCTGCTGCCGTCGGGGGGACCGCCGCGGTCGTCGCGGGTGCCGTCCTCGTCTCGCGTCGTCGCCGCCGGGTCGAATCGTGA
- a CDS encoding DUF1540 domain-containing protein: MSMTLDDLPRVSECNALGCSYNDHSHCHAAAVTIGGAPGDAECATFIPLGTKGGLDKVVSHVGACQRSECVFNSSLECTATAVRVGPGAESADCLTYQAA, from the coding sequence ATGAGCATGACTCTCGACGACCTGCCCCGCGTGTCCGAGTGCAACGCCCTCGGCTGTTCGTACAACGACCACTCGCACTGTCACGCCGCCGCCGTCACCATCGGTGGTGCTCCCGGCGACGCCGAGTGCGCGACCTTCATCCCGCTCGGCACGAAGGGCGGCCTCGACAAGGTCGTCAGCCACGTCGGCGCGTGCCAGCGGTCGGAGTGCGTCTTCAACTCGTCGCTCGAGTGCACCGCGACCGCGGTGCGCGTCGGACCAGGAGCGGAGTCGGCGGACTGCCTCACCTACCAGGCCGCCTGA
- a CDS encoding WecB/TagA/CpsF family glycosyltransferase: MPLAVVPATLDHYPTASPAGGIRHLTLVDDGPMTSRARRAAGADRPRWHGSDLIGGVLDRASAQRWRVAVVGGTPDMRETLHRRVMAGWPGVALIGHWTPTPEQVSSPGASAEIAEQLRHTDTDLVIVCVDRASQEPWIETFGEATGARVLLAADTVMDFLTGRVVRVPRWVGRAGLDKMWRLMLEPKRSATRGLIEEPQASLADRRSSAHHDA, translated from the coding sequence TTGCCCCTCGCCGTGGTCCCGGCGACGCTCGACCATTATCCGACCGCATCTCCTGCGGGAGGCATCCGGCACCTGACCCTCGTCGACGACGGGCCGATGACGTCGCGCGCGCGGCGAGCAGCGGGAGCGGATCGGCCGCGGTGGCACGGCAGCGATCTGATCGGCGGCGTCCTGGACCGCGCGAGCGCCCAGCGCTGGCGCGTGGCGGTGGTGGGTGGAACCCCCGACATGCGCGAGACACTCCACCGGCGTGTGATGGCCGGCTGGCCCGGTGTCGCACTTATCGGCCACTGGACGCCGACGCCTGAACAGGTCTCGTCTCCGGGCGCGTCCGCGGAGATTGCGGAGCAGCTCCGGCACACCGACACGGACCTCGTGATCGTCTGCGTCGATCGTGCCTCGCAGGAGCCGTGGATCGAGACGTTCGGCGAAGCCACGGGCGCACGCGTGCTGCTGGCTGCCGACACGGTGATGGATTTTCTGACAGGTCGAGTCGTGCGCGTCCCCCGGTGGGTCGGACGAGCCGGACTCGACAAGATGTGGCGGCTCATGCTCGAGCCGAAGCGATCAGCGACGCGGGGCCTCATCGAGGAACCGCAGGCCTCTCTGGCCGACCGCCGGTCCTCGGCTCATCACGATGCATGA
- a CDS encoding DegT/DnrJ/EryC1/StrS family aminotransferase, whose translation MTIVAESIIEVMVPCLGPEEAEAVARVVAGGWIAEGLTVARFEEEFARVMRAPYAVAVASGSAALQLALIVAGVRPGDDVVVPSLAFIATANAVRHVGATPVFADVDPHTGTVTGATIESVLTPVTTAVVVVDHAGIPVDLEDIRDVTDPLGIIVIEDAACAAGSTYRARPVGATAEVTAWSFSDRSLLTTGEGGMLSTSHARWATRARRLRGHAKDAAAHDGGDVLPPPAEEYVEVGWDCRMTDLQAAVGLVQLMRLPAILRRRREIADRYRRELQGVPGLRLVADPAWGTGNDLDLWVEVERVYPLERDQLLAALHDAGVFARRGTPAAHRQAPYRSLTPPEGLPGTDRLTDGTLVLPVHHALTDAEQGRVIALLTGTRRAVATAAEIVR comes from the coding sequence ATGACGATCGTGGCTGAGTCGATCATCGAGGTCATGGTTCCCTGCCTCGGTCCGGAGGAGGCCGAGGCGGTCGCTCGCGTCGTCGCCGGAGGATGGATCGCAGAGGGGCTGACGGTCGCCCGCTTCGAGGAGGAGTTCGCCCGTGTCATGAGGGCGCCCTATGCCGTGGCCGTCGCCAGCGGGAGTGCTGCGCTGCAGCTGGCGCTGATCGTGGCGGGCGTGCGACCCGGCGACGACGTCGTCGTTCCGTCCTTGGCCTTCATCGCCACGGCGAACGCCGTGCGGCACGTCGGTGCGACGCCCGTCTTCGCCGATGTCGATCCGCACACCGGCACCGTCACGGGGGCGACCATCGAGAGCGTTCTCACTCCGGTCACGACGGCGGTCGTCGTCGTCGATCATGCGGGAATCCCCGTCGATCTGGAGGACATCCGCGATGTGACGGATCCGCTCGGGATCATCGTGATCGAGGACGCCGCGTGCGCCGCGGGATCGACCTATCGCGCGCGGCCGGTGGGAGCCACGGCCGAGGTCACGGCCTGGTCGTTCAGCGACCGTTCCCTCCTCACCACCGGGGAGGGCGGCATGCTCTCGACGAGCCACGCGCGGTGGGCCACGCGAGCGAGGCGTCTGCGCGGGCACGCGAAGGATGCTGCCGCGCACGATGGCGGCGATGTCCTGCCCCCGCCGGCCGAGGAGTATGTGGAAGTGGGCTGGGACTGCCGGATGACCGATCTGCAGGCCGCGGTGGGTCTCGTGCAGCTCATGAGGCTTCCCGCGATCCTTCGTCGGCGACGCGAGATCGCCGATCGTTATCGCCGGGAGCTGCAGGGCGTCCCCGGCCTCCGACTCGTCGCCGATCCTGCGTGGGGTACCGGCAACGACCTCGACCTCTGGGTCGAGGTCGAGCGGGTCTATCCGCTCGAGCGCGACCAGCTGCTCGCGGCGCTCCACGACGCAGGGGTGTTCGCGCGCCGCGGCACGCCGGCCGCGCACCGGCAGGCGCCGTACCGTTCGCTCACTCCGCCGGAGGGCTTGCCCGGGACCGACCGATTGACGGACGGCACGCTCGTCCTCCCGGTCCACCATGCGCTCACGGATGCGGAGCAGGGTCGCGTCATCGCGCTCCTGACCGGGACCCGGCGTGCGGTTGCGACGGCGGCGGAGATCGTTCGCTGA
- a CDS encoding Gfo/Idh/MocA family protein translates to MSRKLNIAVIGAGYWGPQLARNLRANREWNLAAICDVDIDRARRVADAVGGAPVTSEVGSVLADPLVDAIAIATPAATHHEIAMAALDAGKHVMVEKPLADTQKRGAEMVRRASERSLVLMTDHTQCYTPAVMKMRELIAGGALGDILFIDSVRINFGLTQPDVDVFWDLAPHELSIMDFILPGGLQATSVAAHGSDPTNTGKSCIGHLSMPLDGGAMAHVHVNWLSPTRTRRMVIGGTRHTLVWDDLDPEQRLSVYDPGVDVSSISRATARDRRAADTFRIGGIRAQAVEEREALGAVVSEFASAIREKRAPRTSGAAGLRVLSILDAAARSLAAYGVPQPLRLARRSAGVAA, encoded by the coding sequence GTGAGCAGGAAATTGAACATCGCCGTCATCGGTGCGGGGTACTGGGGGCCTCAATTGGCGCGCAATCTGCGCGCCAATCGGGAGTGGAACCTCGCTGCCATCTGCGACGTCGACATCGATCGTGCGCGTCGGGTGGCTGATGCGGTGGGAGGGGCCCCGGTCACGTCAGAGGTCGGGTCGGTGCTCGCGGATCCGCTCGTCGATGCGATAGCCATCGCCACCCCTGCCGCCACGCACCACGAGATCGCCATGGCGGCTCTCGACGCGGGCAAGCACGTCATGGTCGAGAAGCCCCTGGCCGACACGCAGAAACGCGGCGCCGAGATGGTGCGCCGGGCATCCGAACGCAGCCTCGTGCTGATGACCGACCACACCCAGTGCTACACACCGGCCGTGATGAAGATGCGCGAGCTGATCGCCGGCGGTGCGCTCGGCGACATCCTCTTCATCGACAGTGTGCGCATCAACTTCGGCCTCACACAGCCCGACGTCGACGTGTTCTGGGATCTCGCGCCTCACGAGCTGTCGATCATGGACTTCATCCTGCCCGGCGGCCTGCAGGCGACCTCGGTGGCAGCGCACGGATCCGATCCGACGAACACCGGCAAATCGTGCATCGGCCATCTTTCGATGCCCCTCGACGGGGGAGCGATGGCGCACGTGCACGTCAACTGGCTGAGTCCCACCCGCACCCGTCGGATGGTGATCGGCGGGACGCGCCACACGCTCGTCTGGGACGACCTCGATCCGGAACAGCGTCTCAGCGTCTACGACCCGGGGGTCGACGTCTCGTCGATCTCGCGTGCGACCGCGCGCGACCGTCGTGCCGCCGACACATTCCGCATCGGAGGCATCCGCGCACAGGCTGTCGAGGAGCGGGAAGCCCTCGGTGCCGTGGTCTCAGAATTCGCCTCGGCGATCCGTGAGAAGCGCGCGCCGCGCACGAGCGGGGCGGCGGGCTTGCGCGTTCTGTCGATCCTGGATGCCGCGGCCCGGAGCCTGGCTGCGTACGGTGTGCCGCAGCCCCTGCGGCTTGCGCGCCGCTCGGCCGGGGTCGCGGCATGA
- a CDS encoding glycosyltransferase, whose protein sequence is MSARPLRIVVIAPLRFPIRRPHAGGLESAVWAEVDALRRRGHEVTFIAPEGSDFLSDASVFRLPPVVWPEGARPTDKTWPESYHRESAPALGRALDRIAAHPERYDVISNHCLDALPLQRASQLGVPMVTTLHTPVDALAVAAHAAADGGGSQFLSVSTHTKTQWDAAGVPSTLLPNGVDPRAWPLGPGGDDLVWFGRIVPEKAPHVAVEVARRLGRRLVIAGRIGDEEYAREVVFPRLGGGVEYAGELAPAPLADLVGRSGLALATPAWAEPFGLVGPEALMCGTPVVGFAVGGVPEIAAATMGMQLVAAGDVDAMTERAAAMLPSGRDAAFRAVVRETAERRFSLDLRIDALEASFARLLATESAA, encoded by the coding sequence GTGAGCGCCCGCCCGCTCCGCATCGTCGTCATCGCACCGCTGCGCTTCCCCATCCGCCGCCCGCACGCCGGGGGTCTCGAATCCGCCGTCTGGGCCGAGGTCGACGCCCTCCGCCGTCGCGGCCACGAGGTCACGTTCATCGCACCGGAGGGGTCGGACTTCCTCTCGGACGCGAGCGTGTTCCGCCTGCCGCCCGTCGTGTGGCCCGAGGGCGCGCGGCCCACCGACAAGACCTGGCCCGAGAGCTACCACCGCGAGAGCGCGCCGGCGCTCGGTCGCGCCCTCGACCGGATCGCCGCGCACCCCGAGCGGTACGACGTGATCTCGAACCACTGCCTCGACGCCCTGCCGCTGCAGCGGGCGTCGCAGCTCGGCGTACCCATGGTGACGACCCTGCACACGCCGGTCGACGCACTCGCGGTCGCCGCGCACGCCGCGGCCGACGGCGGCGGTTCGCAGTTCCTGTCGGTGAGCACGCACACGAAGACGCAGTGGGATGCCGCCGGTGTCCCCTCGACGCTTCTGCCCAACGGCGTCGACCCGCGGGCGTGGCCCCTGGGTCCCGGCGGCGACGACCTCGTCTGGTTCGGGCGGATCGTTCCCGAGAAAGCTCCGCACGTCGCGGTGGAGGTGGCGCGGCGTCTCGGGCGGCGCCTCGTGATCGCGGGTCGTATCGGCGACGAGGAGTACGCCCGCGAGGTCGTGTTCCCGCGCCTCGGCGGCGGTGTCGAGTACGCGGGCGAGCTCGCTCCGGCGCCGCTCGCGGACCTCGTGGGACGCAGCGGCCTCGCCCTGGCGACGCCGGCGTGGGCCGAGCCGTTCGGACTCGTCGGCCCCGAGGCGCTCATGTGCGGAACGCCCGTCGTCGGCTTCGCCGTCGGCGGTGTCCCCGAGATCGCTGCGGCGACGATGGGCATGCAGCTGGTCGCTGCGGGCGACGTCGACGCGATGACGGAGCGCGCGGCGGCGATGCTGCCGAGCGGGAGGGATGCCGCG
- a CDS encoding glycosyltransferase family 2 protein gives MTGGIALPGNRWDLLDGRTPDIAPSVSVVVAHYEQPEQLGRCLAGLAGQDHPADRLEVIVADDGSAVAPDVPEGVRLVRHADEGFRLAAVRNLGAAHATGDVLVFLDADTVPEPGFVRELTRMPGLAPDVVTVGRRRHADLTGVAPVADVRSVVTGRELPEPAWLAEAYDRSRNLLDADDRSYRHTIGAVLACSRVVFDATGGFDESFRSYGGEDWEWTYRAWLSGALLAHVPEAVAWHDGPDAGARDDHDRVTRNAEAILLAGLIPVPRTRPRGLPSSHVDIAVTAPPGASEGATFVSVDSVVAAVPGSEWVDAAALIDARGRLDRVRLHIEIVRQVRVDRRLDDLLERIARDGIGTVSILDEDDDVLLRIRSLRASAREGRWGREDLFPHVSERVEGVRLLAGEPDVAAYLGGWG, from the coding sequence ATGACGGGGGGCATCGCACTGCCGGGCAATCGCTGGGATCTCCTCGACGGGCGCACGCCCGATATCGCCCCGTCGGTCTCCGTCGTCGTGGCCCACTACGAGCAGCCCGAACAGCTCGGGAGGTGCCTCGCGGGCCTCGCCGGGCAGGATCACCCCGCGGACCGCCTCGAAGTGATCGTCGCCGACGACGGGTCGGCCGTCGCACCGGACGTTCCCGAGGGGGTTCGTCTCGTTCGCCACGCTGACGAAGGGTTCCGGCTCGCGGCCGTGCGGAACCTCGGTGCGGCTCACGCGACCGGCGACGTACTCGTCTTCCTCGATGCCGACACCGTTCCCGAGCCCGGTTTCGTCCGCGAGCTGACGCGGATGCCGGGGCTCGCCCCCGACGTCGTCACGGTCGGGCGGCGGCGCCACGCCGACCTCACCGGGGTGGCGCCGGTCGCAGACGTCCGTTCCGTCGTGACGGGGCGCGAACTGCCCGAGCCCGCGTGGCTCGCCGAGGCCTACGACCGATCCCGCAACCTCCTGGATGCCGACGATCGGAGCTATCGGCACACGATCGGTGCGGTCCTCGCCTGCAGCCGCGTCGTCTTCGACGCGACCGGGGGCTTCGACGAGTCGTTCCGCTCCTATGGCGGCGAGGACTGGGAGTGGACGTACCGGGCGTGGCTGAGCGGGGCCCTTCTCGCTCACGTTCCCGAGGCGGTCGCCTGGCACGACGGACCGGATGCCGGGGCCCGAGACGACCACGATCGTGTGACCCGGAACGCGGAGGCGATCCTGCTCGCCGGCCTCATCCCGGTCCCCAGGACCCGCCCGCGAGGGCTGCCCTCGTCGCACGTCGACATCGCGGTGACCGCACCACCTGGAGCGTCCGAGGGCGCCACGTTCGTGAGCGTCGACTCCGTCGTCGCGGCCGTCCCCGGATCGGAGTGGGTGGATGCCGCCGCCCTCATCGACGCCCGGGGGCGCCTCGACCGCGTGCGGCTGCACATCGAGATCGTCCGGCAGGTGCGCGTGGATCGCCGACTCGATGACCTCCTCGAGCGCATCGCGCGCGACGGGATCGGCACCGTCAGCATCCTCGACGAGGACGACGATGTGCTCCTGCGCATCCGCTCGTTGCGCGCGTCCGCGCGAGAGGGGCGGTGGGGTCGGGAAGACCTGTTCCCGCACGTGTCGGAACGCGTCGAGGGGGTCCGGCTCCTGGCCGGCGAGCCCGATGTCGCCGCGTACCTCGGTGGGTGGGGCTAA
- a CDS encoding helix-turn-helix transcriptional regulator: MALAAMSADLPPSLLLWPQLALTHVEEELSAGTRPARLVVVGAAGSGKSPLLDEIALRVSHVEDTLFVDDAHLLTDDQIRVLDRHLDDPGAGLIIGCRPWPWTPALTALIRRIEQSRPALAVGQVDTEDVVRAVERAGRSIDTGCIGAIVRMAASVTWLVQQALAAHGDGYCSDPSHERIIRAVGEVIALRIDTLEPSVAAVVRRASLGGDEDLPAATDEAVATALAIGHAEGLLLRGGRPVPIVRTTVTRTTPVAQLIEAMDTSAIPSLDAEVATSLGHHVDARLARVLQAHADQAATHDLARATELYDAALAAGADPNRIALRKARMAWARGDIDEAASLVDEVALSATGDDHSEALRILGSAWSARGFLRASAMTYRAQPGDDFLLHAQGAVASFGTGDPAPLLTAVERLNAGTGGVPTTLRVAHAKLMRGLAASLSWPSGGAFDELVRASETYGDSAEDGPVPELPAVIAAIGAINLGELQTAANLLGDALMDDHGGPWARSRLLLWAAWVAVHRQHPEESVARLADVDASFLPLSSREILIRDAVMLAHVRRYGSIDELRALWMRVRDDVRHVEPDLFLLHPLREFIETAPVFDDSERVAPALDALNGILHGLGNPLMWSVPLTWSSFQRALFARDSHSQAQTVRALAAVARESRLAGALSAAATEWSRNRVDEGAAERVEDVASRLAEMGLGWEGARLAIALSERSRDRRTGIRLAAFARTLHPNAAPGTTSDDVALGDSGLLSAREREVAALVLSGMTYAEIGEAIFMSPRTAEHHIARIRRRLGATSRTDLIAKLQAIVGSEEGGTDSSAGR, from the coding sequence ATGGCACTCGCCGCGATGTCCGCCGACCTCCCCCCTTCGCTTCTCCTGTGGCCTCAACTCGCGTTGACCCACGTCGAAGAAGAGCTGAGCGCCGGAACACGTCCTGCCCGGTTGGTGGTGGTCGGCGCCGCGGGCTCCGGTAAGAGCCCCCTCCTCGACGAGATCGCCCTACGGGTCTCCCACGTCGAGGACACCCTCTTCGTGGACGATGCGCACCTTCTGACCGATGACCAGATCCGCGTCCTCGACCGGCATCTCGACGACCCCGGCGCAGGACTCATCATCGGCTGCCGACCGTGGCCGTGGACTCCGGCGCTGACGGCCCTCATCCGCCGCATCGAGCAGTCCCGACCGGCCTTGGCGGTGGGACAGGTCGACACCGAGGACGTCGTCCGCGCCGTCGAGCGTGCCGGCCGGTCGATCGACACGGGGTGCATCGGAGCGATCGTCCGAATGGCGGCATCCGTCACCTGGCTCGTGCAGCAAGCACTGGCGGCCCACGGTGACGGATACTGCAGCGACCCCTCGCACGAGCGCATCATCCGTGCCGTCGGAGAGGTGATCGCGTTGCGGATCGACACACTCGAACCATCCGTCGCCGCCGTCGTCCGCCGCGCAAGCCTCGGCGGTGACGAAGACCTGCCGGCTGCGACCGACGAGGCCGTCGCCACGGCGCTCGCCATCGGGCACGCCGAAGGACTCCTGCTGCGGGGAGGTCGCCCGGTGCCGATCGTCCGCACGACCGTCACCCGGACGACACCCGTCGCCCAGCTGATCGAGGCGATGGATACGTCGGCGATTCCGTCTCTCGACGCCGAGGTGGCAACATCACTCGGCCACCATGTCGACGCCCGCCTCGCTCGGGTCCTCCAGGCTCACGCAGACCAGGCCGCCACCCACGACCTGGCTCGGGCCACGGAACTCTACGATGCCGCACTGGCGGCGGGGGCGGATCCGAACCGCATCGCGCTCCGGAAGGCGCGCATGGCGTGGGCGCGGGGCGATATCGACGAGGCTGCCTCCTTGGTCGACGAGGTGGCGCTGTCGGCGACAGGCGACGATCACAGCGAAGCGCTGCGCATCCTCGGCTCCGCCTGGAGTGCGCGCGGATTCCTCCGCGCGAGCGCGATGACCTACCGAGCACAGCCCGGTGACGACTTCCTTCTGCATGCGCAGGGCGCCGTGGCCTCGTTCGGCACAGGCGACCCCGCTCCCCTGCTCACCGCGGTCGAACGCCTGAACGCCGGAACCGGAGGCGTCCCGACGACGCTGAGGGTGGCGCACGCCAAATTGATGCGGGGTCTGGCGGCGTCGCTCAGCTGGCCGTCGGGCGGCGCGTTCGATGAACTCGTGCGCGCCAGCGAGACCTACGGGGACTCGGCGGAGGACGGCCCGGTGCCCGAACTGCCGGCAGTGATCGCCGCGATCGGGGCGATCAACCTCGGGGAGCTGCAGACCGCCGCGAACCTCCTGGGTGACGCGTTGATGGACGACCACGGCGGCCCCTGGGCGCGCTCGAGGCTCCTTCTCTGGGCCGCCTGGGTCGCGGTGCACCGGCAGCATCCGGAGGAGTCGGTCGCCCGCCTGGCCGACGTCGACGCGTCGTTCCTGCCGCTCAGCAGCCGCGAGATCCTCATCCGGGATGCCGTCATGCTCGCCCATGTGCGCCGCTACGGTTCGATCGACGAGCTTCGCGCCCTGTGGATGCGGGTGCGAGACGACGTCCGTCACGTCGAGCCGGACCTCTTCCTCCTCCACCCTCTGCGGGAGTTCATCGAGACAGCCCCGGTGTTCGATGACTCCGAGCGCGTCGCGCCCGCGCTCGACGCCCTGAACGGCATCCTCCACGGCCTCGGTAACCCGCTGATGTGGTCTGTCCCGCTGACCTGGTCGTCCTTCCAGCGCGCACTGTTCGCGCGGGACTCGCATAGCCAGGCGCAGACGGTGCGGGCCCTCGCCGCCGTCGCGCGCGAGTCGCGACTGGCGGGGGCGCTGTCGGCGGCCGCCACCGAATGGTCTCGGAACCGGGTCGACGAGGGCGCTGCGGAACGCGTCGAAGATGTGGCGTCTCGCCTGGCCGAGATGGGCCTCGGGTGGGAAGGTGCGCGACTGGCGATCGCTTTGTCGGAACGCTCTCGCGATCGCCGCACAGGTATTCGGCTTGCCGCGTTCGCGCGGACGTTGCACCCGAACGCGGCTCCGGGGACGACGAGCGACGATGTCGCGCTCGGGGACAGCGGGCTCCTGAGCGCGCGCGAGCGAGAGGTCGCCGCCCTCGTCCTCAGCGGCATGACCTATGCCGAGATCGGCGAGGCCATCTTCATGTCGCCGCGAACGGCCGAGCACCACATCGCGCGCATCCGCCGTCGCCTCGGTGCGACATCCCGCACGGACCTGATCGCCAAACTCCAGGCGATCGTCGGCAGCGAAGAAGGCGGCACGGACAGCAGCGCGGGACGCTGA
- a CDS encoding DUF4012 domain-containing protein: MRRRRRLVLVAGALLLIGTAAAAVHVGRSAWDLAEALDAAGDDAALAAEAVGSGDIEGAKAAADRLVDGISHEIPDDPLWFAAEALPGIGPNLSAARRAATAVVDVADGVAPAVLDTARDLEGADAEAAVRVLRHAAPSLARAAASRDHVADDLVDIDRNALVPQLAGGVGRVVDAVDALQPLTDGASQAADLVPAILGAEGDRRILVVLQNTAELRTGGGITGTFLELRARDGVLSLGAQRDSSQFSPVAAPLTTVPAAEVRSLGDGIGRYVQNASMTSDFRVTAELASAWWQKSGEAVPDVVVSMDPVVLSAILGAIGPVETPAGVLDQKNVIDRLLVEPYRTLDQDAQGRLFSDAAAAVFTAVTERARPAAMIPGLVGAVDEGRISVWSRHADEQVILAGTALAGPLARQDAAGPNAFAAYFNDATGGKLTPYLTVGLATRSGVCRADGLREVEVEVSLANSLTNRDAAILPVSVTGGGFYGVAAGHISPTLTVVTPPGWYAGGVSLDGAPSASVDADDGGRILVTRRVDVEPGGSHVLTFRFIAGPDVPPDAAVPELLHTPLLKRVEVASSAIGCPAA; encoded by the coding sequence GTGAGAAGGCGCCGTCGACTCGTTCTGGTCGCCGGCGCACTCCTCCTCATCGGAACCGCGGCCGCGGCCGTGCACGTCGGTCGGTCGGCCTGGGATCTCGCAGAGGCGCTCGATGCCGCGGGCGACGATGCCGCGCTCGCGGCCGAGGCCGTCGGTTCGGGTGACATCGAGGGCGCGAAAGCTGCGGCCGACCGGCTCGTCGACGGGATCTCGCACGAGATCCCGGACGACCCGCTGTGGTTCGCCGCCGAGGCCCTTCCGGGTATCGGGCCGAACCTCTCCGCCGCACGACGAGCCGCCACCGCGGTCGTCGACGTCGCAGACGGCGTCGCCCCCGCCGTACTCGACACGGCGCGGGACCTCGAGGGTGCCGACGCCGAGGCCGCGGTCCGCGTCCTGCGACACGCGGCTCCCTCCCTCGCCCGTGCGGCGGCGTCGCGCGACCACGTCGCGGACGACCTCGTCGATATCGATCGGAACGCCCTTGTGCCGCAGCTGGCGGGCGGCGTCGGCCGTGTCGTCGACGCGGTCGACGCGCTCCAGCCGCTGACGGACGGTGCCTCGCAGGCGGCGGATCTGGTGCCCGCGATCCTCGGTGCCGAGGGGGACCGCCGCATCCTGGTCGTCCTCCAGAACACGGCAGAGCTGCGCACCGGCGGCGGGATCACGGGCACCTTCCTCGAACTGCGGGCCCGCGACGGGGTTCTTTCACTCGGGGCTCAGCGCGACTCGTCTCAGTTCTCGCCGGTCGCGGCCCCTCTGACGACGGTGCCCGCCGCGGAGGTGCGCTCTCTGGGCGACGGAATCGGTCGCTATGTACAGAACGCGTCGATGACCTCCGACTTCCGGGTGACCGCCGAGCTCGCGTCGGCGTGGTGGCAGAAGTCGGGCGAGGCCGTACCGGACGTCGTGGTCTCGATGGACCCCGTCGTCCTCTCGGCGATCCTCGGAGCCATCGGCCCGGTCGAAACGCCGGCCGGCGTCCTGGATCAGAAGAACGTCATCGACCGCCTCCTGGTCGAGCCGTACCGCACGCTCGACCAGGACGCACAAGGGCGTCTGTTCTCGGATGCCGCGGCTGCCGTGTTCACTGCTGTCACCGAACGTGCCCGCCCCGCCGCGATGATCCCCGGGCTCGTGGGAGCGGTCGACGAGGGACGGATCTCGGTGTGGAGTCGGCATGCCGACGAGCAGGTGATCCTCGCCGGCACCGCGCTGGCCGGTCCGCTCGCGAGGCAGGATGCCGCCGGCCCGAACGCCTTCGCGGCGTACTTCAACGACGCGACAGGCGGAAAGCTCACCCCCTACCTGACGGTCGGACTCGCGACGCGCTCGGGGGTGTGTCGAGCCGACGGTCTCCGCGAGGTCGAGGTGGAGGTCTCCCTCGCCAACTCTTTGACGAACCGGGATGCCGCGATCCTGCCGGTCAGCGTCACCGGGGGTGGCTTCTACGGTGTCGCCGCCGGCCATATCTCGCCGACACTGACGGTCGTCACGCCGCCGGGGTGGTACGCGGGTGGGGTGTCGCTCGACGGCGCACCGTCGGCATCCGTGGACGCCGATGACGGCGGCCGCATCCTCGTCACCCGGCGCGTCGACGTCGAACCGGGGGGCTCGCACGTCCTGACTTTCCGGTTCATCGCCGGACCGGACGTCCCGCCCGACGCGGCGGTACCTGAGCTCCTCCACACGCCCCTGTTGAAGCGGGTCGAGGTCGCGTCGTCGGCGATCGGGTGTCCCGCGGCGTGA